The sequence GACGTGGCATCAGCACCACATCCAGAGCTGTTCTGCCATCGATACCAAACCGATCAGTTGATGGTTCTGAGTGGCAGCCTGGATCTGGTTGTTCTTCAGAATCGACAGTTTAAGCTAATCCGATTGAAGCAAAAAGACCGTACCTGGGTTCGCATTCCACCGAGGATTCCGCATGCTGCCATCGTCCGCAGCGATCAACCAGCAACCGTCGTGAATGCAGTCCTGCGCCATGGACCTGTTGATCCCCGTGACTATCAATCCAGACCGATTCCAGGCGCATTGATGCCTCAATGGCTATCGCTGCAGGACCTGGCTACCGCTGACCGATCATGCGCTGACGGACCAGTGCATCCCACAGCCGGGTGGGGATGAACGGCTGCAGCACCA comes from Synechococcus sp. UW179A and encodes:
- a CDS encoding cupin domain-containing protein — translated: MANQQKIDVFRCAGKETGVAFFSDPLPSHETLVADVASAPHPELFCHRYQTDQLMVLSGSLDLVVLQNRQFKLIRLKQKDRTWVRIPPRIPHAAIVRSDQPATVVNAVLRHGPVDPRDYQSRPIPGALMPQWLSLQDLATADRSCADGPVHPTAGWG